In Synechococcus sp. HK05, a genomic segment contains:
- the atpB gene encoding F0F1 ATP synthase subunit A yields MGFLPLALPFAELEVGQHLYWQLGNLKIHGQVFLSSWVVIGALLAFVLVGSRKMERDPRGMQNLLEFLWDYIRDLAREQIGEKAYRDWLPFIGTLFLFIFVCNWGGALVPWKLIHLPEGELGAPTADINTTVALALLVSLAYFYAGLSRKGFRYFEYYVEPTPIMLPFKIIEDFTKPLSLSFRLFGNILADELVVAVLAFLVPLLVPLPAMFLGLFTSAIQALIFATLAGNYIGEAVHEEHH; encoded by the coding sequence ATGGGTTTCTTGCCACTCGCTCTTCCCTTTGCCGAACTGGAGGTGGGTCAGCACCTCTATTGGCAGCTGGGCAATCTCAAGATCCACGGCCAGGTGTTTCTCAGCTCCTGGGTGGTGATCGGTGCTCTTCTGGCCTTTGTGCTGGTGGGCAGCCGCAAGATGGAGCGCGATCCGCGCGGCATGCAGAACCTGCTCGAGTTTCTGTGGGATTACATCCGTGATCTTGCCCGCGAGCAGATCGGCGAGAAGGCCTACCGCGATTGGTTGCCCTTCATCGGCACCCTCTTCCTGTTCATCTTCGTGTGCAACTGGGGCGGTGCCCTGGTGCCCTGGAAGTTGATCCATCTCCCCGAAGGTGAGCTCGGCGCCCCGACAGCCGACATCAACACCACCGTGGCGTTGGCTCTGCTGGTGTCGTTGGCTTACTTCTATGCCGGCCTGAGCCGCAAGGGATTCCGGTACTTCGAGTACTACGTGGAGCCGACTCCGATCATGCTCCCGTTCAAGATCATCGAAGATTTCACCAAGCCTCTCTCCCTCTCGTTCCGTCTGTTCGGCAACATCCTGGCGGACGAATTGGTGGTGGCGGTGCTTGCTTTCCTGGTTCCTCTGCTGGTGCCCCTGCCGGCCATGTTCCTCGGTCTGTTCACCAGTGCCATTCAGGCTCTGATCTTCGCCACCCTCGCCGGTAACTACATCGGTGAAGCGGTGCACGAAGAGCACCACTAG
- a CDS encoding F0F1 ATP synthase subunit B has translation MTFPSLFANHGGFGLNLNVFETNIINLAIVIFALYKFLPNFLGGILERRRAIILADLKDAEERLASATTQLAQAQKDLAEAQQKAEQIRADGKARAEAIRFESEKRTIDEMARLKQGAAADMDAEAARVSTQLRREAARLAIEKALATLPGKLSPEAQAQLVSQSINTLGNA, from the coding sequence ATGACTTTCCCTAGCCTCTTCGCCAATCACGGTGGCTTTGGTCTGAACCTCAATGTGTTCGAGACCAACATCATCAACCTGGCGATCGTTATCTTCGCCCTCTACAAGTTTCTGCCCAACTTCCTGGGCGGCATCCTGGAGCGGCGTCGGGCGATCATCCTGGCCGACCTGAAAGATGCTGAAGAGCGTCTGGCCAGTGCCACCACCCAGCTTGCGCAGGCCCAGAAAGACCTGGCCGAGGCTCAGCAGAAGGCTGAGCAGATTCGTGCCGACGGCAAAGCCCGTGCGGAGGCCATCCGTTTCGAGAGTGAGAAGCGCACCATCGATGAGATGGCCCGCCTCAAGCAGGGCGCTGCTGCCGACATGGACGCCGAAGCTGCTCGCGTGAGCACGCAGCTCCGCCGTGAAGCTGCTCGCCTGGCCATCGAGAAAGCTCTGGCCACGCTCCCCGGAAAGCTCAGCCCTGAGGCGCAGGCCCAGCTGGTCAGCCAGTCCATCAACACCCTGGGGAACGCCTGA
- a CDS encoding class I SAM-dependent methyltransferase codes for MTQAPADAATPVVSAFYDRFPYPGDPLQDGPPPGYNWRWCVDAAYAACTGAVAPRGADGAALRVLDAGCGTGVSTDYLAHLNPGAEILAVDISPGTLEVARERVRRSGGHQQAQVRIENRSLLELDGEGPFDYINSVGVLHHLREPEAGLKALAALLKPGALLHLFLYADGGRWEIHRTQRALTAMGVGTGEQGLRLGRQLLAELPEHNRLRRHHEQRWAIDCAADANFADMYLHPQETSYNLERLMAFVASANLEFAGFSNPQVWDPARLLHGELLDRAKALPPLQQWQLVEDLDPDISHFEFFLAKPPLQRWSWDDDAALLAAAGQRNPCLWGWPGAALLDSDMAPLDLSSNGLALMQALEQAPAATPIGRLPLGWPEGQIASVARELLDQRVLLLQPLHGNAA; via the coding sequence ATGACTCAGGCCCCGGCTGATGCCGCCACCCCAGTGGTGAGCGCCTTTTACGACCGATTCCCCTATCCCGGTGATCCCCTGCAGGACGGCCCGCCGCCTGGATACAACTGGCGCTGGTGTGTGGATGCCGCCTATGCCGCCTGCACCGGTGCGGTGGCGCCCCGTGGGGCCGACGGAGCGGCACTCCGGGTGCTCGATGCCGGCTGCGGCACGGGCGTGAGCACGGATTACCTGGCTCATCTCAATCCCGGCGCCGAGATCCTGGCGGTGGATATTTCGCCGGGAACCCTGGAGGTGGCCCGCGAGCGCGTGCGCCGCTCTGGCGGCCATCAGCAGGCCCAGGTGCGGATTGAAAACCGCAGCCTTTTGGAGCTCGACGGCGAGGGACCCTTCGACTACATCAATTCGGTGGGGGTGCTGCATCACCTGCGGGAGCCGGAAGCCGGGCTCAAGGCTCTGGCAGCGCTGCTGAAGCCTGGGGCGCTGCTGCATCTCTTTCTATACGCCGATGGCGGGCGCTGGGAGATCCATCGCACCCAGCGAGCCCTCACGGCCATGGGTGTGGGCACGGGTGAGCAGGGGCTGCGGCTTGGGCGTCAGCTCCTGGCCGAGCTGCCGGAGCACAACCGCCTGCGCCGGCATCACGAGCAGCGCTGGGCGATCGACTGCGCCGCCGACGCCAACTTCGCGGATATGTATCTGCACCCCCAGGAGACCAGCTACAACCTCGAGCGGTTGATGGCCTTTGTGGCGTCTGCCAACCTGGAGTTTGCTGGCTTCTCCAACCCCCAGGTGTGGGATCCGGCCCGGCTGCTGCACGGCGAGCTGCTCGACCGCGCCAAGGCCCTGCCGCCGCTGCAGCAGTGGCAGCTGGTGGAAGACCTCGACCCCGATATCAGTCACTTTGAGTTCTTCCTGGCCAAACCGCCGCTGCAGCGCTGGAGCTGGGACGACGACGCAGCGCTGCTCGCGGCTGCCGGCCAGCGGAACCCCTGCCTCTGGGGTTGGCCCGGTGCGGCGTTGCTCGATTCCGATATGGCACCGCTCGATCTGAGCAGCAACGGCCTGGCGTTGATGCAGGCCCTGGAGCAGGCTCCAGCGGCGACGCCCATCGGCCGTTTGCCTCTGGGCTGGCCCGAGGGGCAGATCGCTTCTGTGGCAAGGGAACTGCTGGATCAGCGCGTGTTGCTGCTTCAGCCCTTGCACGGCAACGCTGCGTGA
- a CDS encoding ATP synthase, translated as MLATPPLPHNNSASSEVLHGEGEDLPADPMTAIEAASPAAAAPSDDYLRLQQRLLLATLIVSAIAVLITALAFDLHIAGSLLVGALAGLLYLRLLARSVGKLGNGAKKVGKTQLLVPVVLVLASARLPQLELLPALLGFLLYKPALIFQVLLDS; from the coding sequence TTGCTGGCAACCCCCCCGCTCCCTCACAACAACAGCGCTTCATCCGAGGTGTTGCACGGTGAGGGCGAGGATCTGCCGGCGGATCCGATGACGGCGATTGAGGCGGCCTCCCCGGCTGCCGCTGCCCCGTCCGACGACTACCTGCGCCTCCAGCAGCGTCTGCTTCTGGCCACCTTGATCGTCTCCGCCATTGCGGTGCTGATCACGGCTTTGGCATTCGACCTTCACATCGCCGGCTCTCTGCTGGTGGGTGCGCTGGCCGGCCTGCTCTATCTGCGCCTTCTGGCACGCAGCGTGGGCAAGCTCGGCAACGGTGCCAAGAAGGTGGGCAAGACGCAGCTGCTTGTGCCTGTGGTATTGGTGCTGGCCTCGGCCCGCCTCCCCCAGTTGGAGCTCTTGCCGGCCCTGCTCGGCTTCCTGCTCTACAAACCGGCCCTGATTTTTCAGGTTCTGCTCGATTCCTGA
- a CDS encoding F0F1 ATP synthase subunit B' has protein sequence MTSWLLLGATEGGLFDLDATLPLMAVQVVLLTFILNALFFRPVGRVVEEREGYITTSRAEAKQKLAQVERLEADLREQLKEARKATQQLIQEAEQDSDKLYREALATATAEANASREQARREIDAQRESALGQLKGDADKLGDLIVDRLLAAK, from the coding sequence ATGACCAGCTGGCTCCTGCTTGGTGCAACGGAGGGAGGTCTCTTCGACCTCGATGCCACCCTGCCGCTGATGGCGGTGCAGGTGGTTCTCCTCACCTTCATTCTCAATGCCCTGTTCTTCCGCCCCGTTGGCCGGGTTGTGGAGGAGCGTGAGGGTTACATCACCACCAGCCGTGCCGAGGCCAAGCAAAAGCTGGCCCAGGTGGAGCGCCTGGAGGCGGATCTGCGTGAACAGCTGAAGGAGGCCCGCAAGGCCACCCAGCAGCTGATTCAGGAAGCGGAGCAGGATTCCGACAAGCTCTATCGCGAAGCCCTGGCCACCGCCACGGCTGAAGCCAACGCCTCCCGTGAGCAGGCGCGTCGTGAGATCGACGCCCAGCGGGAGTCGGCCCTTGGCCAGCTCAAGGGTGACGCCGACAAGCTCGGTGACCTGATCGTCGACCGTCTGCTGGCCGCCAAATGA
- a CDS encoding TIGR02466 family protein, giving the protein MELQGLFPLALARVQLRLDPWDLALLMQEVLALRGDAEGNPEPGCAWTGDINGIWQLHRLEAFAAITAEVERQAWSYLEQLGFRAGSVALHVQRAWPVVSEAGQVVGRHHHPNAHLSAVLYLNGDGSGRCGCLRLFPPRQPNELVPGLAVGHGGPIDGASAGGRQWNAPWLDVAPQAGLLVLFPASTDHAVTPNEDEGDLRLSLAFDLALTAPLAAPGDPAPPEYLAPHPGQWSEVGAPA; this is encoded by the coding sequence ATGGAATTGCAGGGGTTGTTTCCGTTGGCGTTGGCGCGGGTTCAGCTGCGGCTGGATCCGTGGGATCTGGCGCTCTTGATGCAGGAGGTGTTGGCGTTGCGGGGAGACGCGGAAGGCAACCCTGAGCCTGGATGTGCGTGGACGGGGGATATCAATGGGATCTGGCAGCTGCATCGGCTTGAGGCGTTTGCGGCGATTACGGCTGAGGTGGAGCGGCAGGCCTGGAGCTATCTCGAGCAGCTCGGTTTTCGTGCCGGCAGCGTGGCGTTGCATGTGCAGCGGGCCTGGCCGGTGGTGAGTGAGGCGGGGCAGGTGGTGGGGCGTCATCACCACCCCAACGCTCATCTGAGTGCGGTGCTGTATCTCAACGGCGATGGCAGTGGCCGCTGTGGTTGCCTGCGGCTCTTTCCGCCGCGGCAGCCGAATGAATTGGTGCCGGGTTTGGCGGTGGGTCATGGCGGGCCGATCGATGGCGCCTCGGCCGGCGGCCGCCAGTGGAACGCCCCATGGCTGGATGTGGCACCGCAGGCAGGTCTGCTGGTGCTGTTCCCAGCTAGCACCGACCACGCTGTGACGCCCAATGAGGACGAAGGCGACCTGCGCCTGTCACTCGCCTTCGATTTGGCGCTGACTGCGCCGCTGGCCGCGCCCGGGGATCCAGCGCCACCGGAGTATCTCGCTCCCCATCCGGGCCAGTGGAGTGAGGTGGGCGCGCCCGCCTAG
- the atpH gene encoding ATP synthase F1 subunit delta — translation MPLLNSITTPYAEAFLQVAESRKEVDQVVDQAKAVLALWHESPELRQAMASPVLEVEAKKAAIEKLFTDQLTPSFLNLLKLLADRQRIGVLDAVLDRMLELYREQRNIALANVTSATALSDEQQAELSKKVQAVAGTDKLEIQLSVDPDLIGGFVVKVGSKVIDASLAGQVRRLGLALAKVS, via the coding sequence ATGCCGCTGCTCAACTCGATCACCACCCCTTACGCCGAGGCCTTCCTGCAGGTGGCTGAGAGCCGCAAGGAAGTTGACCAAGTGGTGGATCAGGCCAAGGCCGTTCTCGCCCTGTGGCACGAATCCCCCGAACTGCGCCAGGCCATGGCCTCGCCCGTTCTCGAAGTGGAAGCCAAGAAGGCTGCCATCGAAAAGCTGTTCACCGATCAGCTCACGCCTTCCTTCCTCAATTTGCTGAAGCTGCTGGCCGATCGCCAGCGCATCGGCGTGCTCGATGCGGTGCTCGATCGCATGCTCGAGCTCTACCGCGAGCAGCGCAACATCGCTCTCGCCAACGTGACCTCCGCCACTGCTCTCAGCGACGAGCAGCAGGCTGAGCTCAGCAAGAAGGTTCAGGCCGTGGCCGGTACCGACAAGCTGGAGATCCAACTCTCCGTGGACCCTGATCTGATCGGCGGTTTTGTCGTGAAGGTTGGCTCCAAGGTGATTGATGCCAGCCTCGCGGGTCAGGTGCGTCGCCTCGGACTAGCGCTGGCCAAGGTGAGCTAG
- a CDS encoding F0F1 ATP synthase subunit gamma: MANLKEIRDRISSVKNTRKITEAMRLVAAAKVRRAQEQVLRSRPFADRLARILENLQTRMQFESVDAPLLESREVNTITLLAVTGDRGLCGGYNANIIKRTEQRHAELTAQGYTVDLVLIGRKVATYFQNRASQYTIRATFMGLEQVPNAAEAGQIAEEVLAEFLSGSTDRVEIIFTKFINLVSSKPVSQTLLPLDPQGIASPDDEIFRLTTRDGQLGVETGKVANDQPALPSDLVFEQTPEQLLNALLPLYLQNQLLRSLQEAAASELASRMTAMNNASDNAKALAKTLTLDYNKARQAAITQEILEVVGGAAAMA, encoded by the coding sequence ATGGCGAACCTCAAGGAGATCCGCGACAGGATCAGTTCGGTTAAGAACACCCGCAAGATCACCGAGGCCATGCGCCTGGTGGCCGCCGCCAAAGTGCGTCGTGCCCAGGAGCAAGTGCTGCGCAGCCGGCCGTTCGCCGACCGGCTGGCTCGGATTCTGGAAAACCTCCAGACCCGCATGCAGTTCGAATCGGTGGATGCTCCCCTGCTGGAGAGCCGCGAGGTGAACACCATCACCTTGCTCGCGGTCACTGGTGATCGCGGTCTGTGCGGTGGCTACAACGCCAACATCATCAAACGCACGGAACAGCGTCACGCTGAGCTCACCGCTCAGGGCTACACCGTGGATCTGGTGCTGATCGGCCGCAAAGTCGCCACCTACTTCCAGAATCGCGCCAGCCAGTACACCATTCGTGCCACCTTCATGGGGCTCGAGCAGGTGCCCAACGCTGCTGAAGCCGGCCAGATTGCCGAGGAAGTCCTCGCTGAGTTTCTGTCTGGCAGCACCGATCGCGTGGAGATCATCTTCACCAAGTTCATCAACTTGGTGAGCTCCAAGCCGGTCTCGCAGACTCTGCTGCCCCTGGATCCCCAGGGCATCGCCAGCCCGGATGATGAGATCTTCCGTCTCACCACCCGTGATGGTCAGCTCGGTGTGGAGACCGGCAAGGTGGCCAACGATCAGCCAGCGCTTCCGTCTGATCTGGTGTTTGAGCAGACTCCGGAGCAGCTGCTGAATGCTCTGCTGCCGCTGTATCTCCAGAATCAGCTGCTGCGTTCCCTCCAGGAAGCTGCCGCTTCTGAGCTGGCCAGCCGGATGACGGCCATGAACAACGCCAGCGACAACGCCAAGGCGCTCGCCAAGACCCTCACCCTCGACTACAACAAGGCCCGCCAGGCCGCCATTACCCAGGAGATCCTGGAAGTGGTGGGTGGTGCGGCTGCCATGGCCTGA
- the atpA gene encoding F0F1 ATP synthase subunit alpha: MVSIRPDEISAILKQQIADYDKSVSVSNVGTVLQIGDGIARIYGLDQVMAGELVQFEDGTEGIALNLEDDNVGAVLMGEGRGIQEGSTVKATGKIASVPVGDAMLGRVVNPLGLPIDGKGDIATSETRLIESMAPGIIQRKSVHEPMQTGITAIDAMIPIGRGQRELIIGDRQTGKTAIAIDTIINQKGEDVVCVYVAVGQKAASVANVVEVLREKGALDYTIVVAANASESAALQYLAPYTGAAIAESFMYKGKATLVIYDDLTKQAQAYRQMSLLLRRPPGREAYPGDVFYCHSRLLERAAKLSDAMGKGSMTALPIIETQAGDVSAYIPTNVISITDGQVFLSSDLFNSGLRPAINVGISVSRVGGAAQTKAIKKIAGTLKLELAQFDELAAFSQFASDLDAATQQQLARGKRLREILKQPQFSPLILAEQVAVVYAGVKGLIDEVPVESVVQFCRELREYLKTNKADFINKVQTEKQLSEESEAMLKDAINEVKSSMLAAA; this comes from the coding sequence ATGGTTTCCATCCGCCCCGACGAGATCAGCGCGATCCTCAAGCAACAGATCGCTGATTACGACAAGTCGGTTTCCGTCAGCAACGTCGGCACCGTTCTGCAGATCGGCGACGGTATCGCCCGCATTTATGGCCTGGATCAGGTCATGGCTGGTGAGCTGGTGCAGTTCGAAGACGGCACCGAGGGCATCGCTCTGAACCTCGAAGACGACAACGTCGGCGCGGTGCTGATGGGCGAGGGCCGGGGTATTCAGGAAGGCAGCACGGTGAAGGCCACCGGCAAGATCGCCTCCGTGCCCGTGGGCGACGCCATGCTCGGTCGCGTGGTTAACCCCCTGGGTCTGCCGATCGATGGCAAGGGCGACATCGCCACCAGCGAGACCCGTCTGATCGAGTCGATGGCGCCTGGCATCATCCAGCGCAAGTCGGTGCATGAGCCTATGCAGACCGGCATCACCGCCATCGACGCGATGATCCCCATCGGTCGTGGCCAGCGCGAGCTGATCATTGGCGACCGCCAGACCGGCAAGACCGCCATCGCGATCGACACGATCATCAACCAGAAGGGCGAAGACGTCGTTTGCGTCTACGTGGCTGTGGGCCAGAAGGCTGCATCCGTCGCCAACGTGGTGGAAGTGCTGCGCGAGAAGGGCGCCCTCGACTACACCATCGTTGTGGCCGCGAACGCCTCTGAGTCGGCTGCTCTGCAGTACCTGGCTCCCTACACCGGCGCTGCCATTGCTGAGTCCTTCATGTACAAGGGCAAGGCCACCCTCGTCATCTATGACGACCTCACCAAGCAGGCTCAGGCGTACCGCCAGATGTCGCTGCTCCTCCGTCGTCCCCCCGGTCGTGAGGCCTACCCCGGCGACGTGTTCTATTGCCACAGCCGTCTGCTCGAGCGCGCCGCCAAGCTGAGCGACGCCATGGGTAAGGGCTCGATGACCGCCCTGCCGATCATCGAAACTCAGGCTGGTGACGTGTCGGCCTACATCCCAACCAACGTGATTTCGATCACCGACGGTCAGGTGTTCCTGAGCTCCGACCTGTTCAACTCCGGTCTGCGCCCCGCCATCAACGTGGGTATCTCCGTGAGCCGCGTGGGTGGTGCCGCCCAGACCAAGGCGATCAAGAAGATCGCTGGCACCCTCAAGCTGGAGCTGGCTCAGTTCGATGAACTGGCTGCCTTCTCCCAGTTCGCCTCCGACCTGGATGCCGCCACCCAGCAGCAGCTGGCCCGCGGTAAGCGTCTGCGCGAGATCCTCAAGCAGCCCCAGTTCAGCCCCCTGATCCTGGCTGAGCAGGTTGCCGTGGTGTATGCCGGTGTGAAGGGTCTGATCGATGAGGTGCCCGTGGAGTCTGTGGTGCAGTTCTGCCGCGAACTGCGCGAATACCTCAAGACCAACAAGGCCGATTTCATCAACAAGGTGCAGACCGAGAAGCAGCTCAGCGAAGAGTCTGAAGCGATGCTCAAGGACGCCATCAACGAAGTGAAGTCGTCGATGCTGGCTGCGGCCTGA
- the atpE gene encoding ATP synthase F0 subunit C, protein MDSITSAASVIAAGLAVGLGAIGPGIGQGTAAGSAVEGIARQPEADGKIRGTLLLSLAFMEALTIYGLVVALVLLFANPFAG, encoded by the coding sequence ATGGATTCCATCACCTCTGCAGCGTCTGTGATCGCCGCTGGTCTGGCTGTCGGCCTCGGCGCCATCGGCCCTGGTATCGGTCAGGGCACCGCAGCCGGTTCCGCTGTTGAAGGCATCGCTCGCCAGCCCGAGGCTGACGGCAAGATCCGCGGCACCCTGCTGCTGTCCCTGGCCTTCATGGAAGCTCTCACCATCTACGGCCTCGTGGTCGCACTGGTGCTGCTGTTCGCCAACCCCTTCGCCGGCTGA
- a CDS encoding phycobilisome rod-core linker polypeptide, giving the protein MTVTASSGSSRVAPQRYDTLPLSSVREAEQQDRFLDGGELNTLVTFFQSGQLRVEAARRVSANAEAIVARAASRIFAGGTPLSYLDAPLSPAADAGATPLATDQAAFQRSVQTFAGASGASKRGNALTRLLEGAGGDADVRVVLPTGFSPISVARYGTERMKKSIRDLAWFLRYVGYAVVAGDPSILRVNTRGLRDVLEKGCSLAATNVALQEMRAGAAELLKDLPEARQLLIESFNVLLEELAVPTPSPRQRLGSPENQGLQLPAIYALAAQGKAQRFNMKPGMSGAQKAEVVRAAYRQVFERDIAKAYSQMPCPVEATQVRQGDISMREFIRSLGHSKEYQQQFYGRFVNSRVVELAFRHFLGRGISSREEFTRYFDIVSAQGLKGLVDALVNSMEYAQVFGEETVPYLRDIGEEAQESAGWGSNRKLFRFSAPFEGAPQYVTLYASYRQPYADQHPYGGGNDPLGLNYGAIFPSGTANVGTRPAPLRYDTRRILVGNGMRQPGQMNSPQFRASTPRKLGPKVVRLQQIATGGNSVPRRGGQPSIRNTEASTQAVIRAVYVQVLGNTGYAGEQNKVEEIKLENGDLSLREFVRQVARSDAFRRRYWSGLYICKAIEVMHRRLLGRPTFGRWEIDAYFDVAARKGFYGVVDAMLNSAEYSEAFGEDTVPYERFITPTDLNTRRVPALKRAFNAAAYADTTPRIRPEVTPPADFRGTGSLTERNLPGRTGVIRGGWSATLTGGETLAPAPSAANGPGSVQTRPAPARSWSAPRWQPGGGAAPTWSSGVTSFAPAPAAPTRSISVAGGWSSTVSSGAAGALAEQPGAAMAKALKPGALQGFSKRRSLGTAVKLSMRPTSAEVNEAIEAVYRQLLGRQPLASEALGDAESQLRNGKLSVAEFVARVAGSDLFVSRLNRMAPFKAAAAAHLALLGRAAQPAETSRFLATRCNDGLRSAIDAVLNSSEYASSFGRDTVPYLKGMATSDGIPLSTVNRTAALYGGNAALNPTA; this is encoded by the coding sequence ATGACTGTGACCGCCAGCAGCGGCAGCAGCAGGGTTGCTCCTCAGCGCTACGACACCCTGCCGCTCTCCAGCGTCCGCGAGGCGGAACAGCAGGACCGCTTCCTCGATGGCGGTGAGCTGAACACCCTGGTGACCTTCTTCCAGAGCGGTCAGCTGCGGGTGGAAGCCGCCCGTCGGGTTTCCGCCAACGCCGAGGCGATCGTGGCCCGCGCCGCCAGCCGGATCTTTGCCGGTGGCACGCCGCTCTCCTATCTCGACGCTCCCCTCAGCCCTGCGGCTGATGCCGGAGCCACCCCCCTGGCCACCGACCAAGCCGCCTTCCAGCGCTCGGTGCAAACCTTCGCTGGCGCCAGCGGCGCCAGCAAGCGCGGCAATGCGCTCACCCGCCTGCTGGAAGGTGCCGGTGGCGACGCCGATGTGCGTGTGGTGCTGCCCACCGGCTTCAGCCCGATTTCGGTGGCCCGCTACGGCACCGAGCGGATGAAGAAATCGATCCGCGACCTGGCCTGGTTCCTGCGCTACGTGGGCTACGCCGTGGTGGCCGGTGACCCCAGCATCCTGCGGGTGAACACCCGCGGCCTGCGCGATGTGCTCGAAAAGGGCTGCTCCCTGGCGGCCACCAATGTGGCCCTGCAGGAGATGCGCGCTGGCGCTGCCGAGCTGCTCAAGGATCTGCCCGAAGCGCGTCAGCTCCTGATTGAGAGCTTCAACGTGCTGCTCGAAGAGCTTGCCGTTCCCACCCCTTCGCCCCGCCAGCGGCTGGGCAGCCCTGAAAACCAGGGCTTGCAGTTGCCCGCGATCTATGCGTTGGCCGCCCAGGGCAAGGCCCAGCGCTTCAACATGAAGCCGGGCATGAGCGGCGCTCAGAAGGCCGAGGTGGTGCGCGCCGCCTACCGCCAGGTGTTCGAGCGCGACATCGCCAAGGCTTACAGCCAGATGCCCTGCCCGGTGGAAGCCACCCAGGTGCGTCAGGGCGACATCTCGATGCGGGAGTTCATCCGCTCCCTGGGCCACAGCAAGGAGTATCAGCAGCAGTTCTACGGCCGGTTCGTGAACAGCCGGGTTGTGGAGTTGGCCTTCCGCCACTTCCTCGGCCGTGGCATCAGCTCCCGCGAGGAGTTCACCCGCTACTTCGACATCGTCTCCGCCCAGGGCCTCAAGGGCTTGGTGGATGCGCTGGTGAACAGCATGGAATACGCCCAGGTGTTCGGGGAGGAAACCGTTCCCTACCTGCGCGACATCGGCGAAGAGGCCCAAGAGAGCGCCGGTTGGGGTTCCAACCGCAAGCTGTTCCGCTTCAGCGCTCCGTTTGAGGGTGCCCCTCAATACGTCACCCTCTACGCCAGCTACCGCCAGCCCTACGCCGATCAGCACCCCTATGGGGGCGGCAACGATCCACTGGGCCTCAACTACGGCGCGATCTTCCCGTCCGGCACCGCCAATGTGGGCACGCGCCCGGCTCCGCTGCGGTACGACACGCGCCGGATCCTCGTGGGCAACGGCATGCGTCAACCGGGCCAGATGAACAGCCCGCAGTTCCGCGCGTCCACCCCCCGCAAGCTGGGGCCCAAGGTGGTGCGTCTGCAGCAGATCGCCACGGGCGGCAATTCGGTGCCCCGCCGCGGCGGTCAGCCCAGCATCCGCAACACCGAGGCCAGCACCCAGGCGGTGATCCGCGCCGTTTATGTGCAGGTGCTCGGCAACACCGGCTACGCCGGTGAGCAGAACAAGGTGGAGGAGATCAAGCTCGAAAACGGCGACCTGAGCCTGCGCGAATTCGTGCGTCAGGTGGCCCGCAGCGACGCCTTCCGCCGCCGCTACTGGAGCGGGCTCTACATCTGTAAGGCAATCGAGGTGATGCACCGGCGCCTGCTGGGCCGACCCACCTTCGGTCGCTGGGAAATCGACGCTTACTTCGATGTGGCTGCCCGCAAGGGCTTCTACGGCGTCGTTGACGCGATGCTCAACAGCGCCGAGTACAGCGAAGCCTTCGGGGAAGACACCGTTCCCTACGAGCGCTTCATCACCCCGACCGACCTCAACACCCGCCGGGTTCCGGCCCTCAAGCGCGCCTTCAACGCCGCGGCCTACGCCGACACCACCCCGCGGATCCGCCCGGAGGTGACCCCTCCCGCCGATTTCCGTGGCACCGGCAGCCTCACCGAGCGCAACTTGCCCGGCCGCACCGGCGTGATCCGCGGCGGCTGGAGCGCCACCCTCACCGGCGGTGAAACCCTGGCGCCAGCCCCCAGTGCCGCCAACGGTCCTGGTTCAGTGCAAACGCGCCCGGCCCCGGCCCGCAGCTGGAGCGCACCCCGCTGGCAACCCGGCGGTGGTGCCGCGCCCACCTGGAGCTCCGGCGTCACGAGCTTTGCCCCGGCACCAGCGGCACCCACCCGCAGCATCAGCGTGGCTGGCGGCTGGAGTTCCACCGTGTCCAGCGGAGCCGCAGGCGCACTGGCGGAACAGCCAGGTGCAGCCATGGCCAAGGCCCTCAAGCCGGGTGCACTCCAGGGCTTCAGCAAGCGCCGCAGCCTCGGCACCGCCGTGAAGCTGTCGATGCGGCCCACCAGCGCGGAGGTGAACGAAGCGATCGAGGCGGTCTACCGCCAACTGCTGGGTCGTCAGCCCCTGGCCTCCGAGGCCCTGGGTGATGCCGAATCCCAACTGCGCAACGGCAAGCTCAGCGTGGCGGAGTTTGTGGCACGGGTGGCCGGCAGCGATCTGTTCGTGAGCCGTCTCAACCGCATGGCGCCCTTCAAAGCCGCCGCTGCCGCACACCTGGCGCTGCTGGGCCGTGCCGCTCAACCGGCGGAAACCAGCCGATTCCTGGCCACCCGTTGCAACGACGGCCTACGCAGTGCCATCGATGCCGTACTCAATTCGAGTGAGTACGCCAGCAGCTTCGGCCGCGACACGGTGCCCTACCTCAAAGGGATGGCCACCAGCGATGGCATCCCCCTCAGCACGGTGAACCGCACCGCTGCCCTCTACGGCGGCAACGCAGCCCTCAACCCCACCGCCTGA